A single Actinomycetota bacterium DNA region contains:
- a CDS encoding metallophosphoesterase: MGVHHRMRLGAAITVAGVLGMVGCTRGPVSDPPTATSDTAGGRIDASEPGGAVTTEPTAASEPRQRPAVLVGAGDIASCESSGDEATAALLDEIDGTVATFGDNVYDRGTATEFARCYDPSWGRHRHRTRPAPGNHDYGTDSATAYFDYFGTAAGPRGAGYYSYDLGPHWHAIVLNSNCGAVGGCGPGSAQERWLRGDLAANADRHVVAYWHHARFSSGPHGDSDATAAFWTALYEHGAEIVLAGHDHLYERYAPLDPRGLLDTSHGIRQFVVGTGGRSLYRLRQPRRAGSEAASDATYGVIVLTLRRDGYDWEYAPVAGGTFRDAGQGSVHGPPGG, from the coding sequence ATGGGTGTCCACCACAGGATGCGGCTGGGTGCCGCCATCACGGTGGCCGGTGTGCTCGGGATGGTCGGATGCACCCGCGGGCCAGTCAGCGATCCGCCGACCGCCACGTCCGACACCGCCGGTGGTCGCATCGACGCCTCAGAGCCAGGCGGGGCGGTGACCACCGAGCCCACCGCGGCCAGCGAGCCCCGACAACGCCCGGCGGTCCTGGTCGGCGCCGGGGACATCGCCTCGTGTGAGAGCTCCGGCGACGAGGCGACCGCGGCGCTTCTCGACGAGATCGACGGCACCGTCGCCACGTTCGGTGACAACGTCTACGACCGGGGAACCGCCACCGAGTTCGCCCGCTGCTACGACCCGTCCTGGGGTCGCCACCGTCACCGCACGCGCCCCGCCCCCGGCAACCACGACTACGGCACCGACTCCGCCACCGCGTACTTCGACTACTTCGGTACCGCCGCCGGCCCGCGGGGCGCCGGGTACTACAGCTACGACCTCGGCCCGCACTGGCACGCGATCGTCCTCAACAGCAACTGCGGCGCGGTGGGTGGTTGCGGACCCGGATCCGCGCAGGAACGCTGGCTACGTGGAGACCTCGCCGCCAACGCCGACCGTCACGTCGTGGCGTACTGGCACCATGCGCGCTTCAGCTCGGGCCCGCACGGCGACAGCGACGCGACCGCTGCGTTCTGGACCGCCCTGTACGAGCACGGCGCCGAGATCGTCCTGGCGGGCCACGACCACCTGTACGAGCGCTACGCCCCGCTGGACCCCCGCGGACTCCTGGACACCAGCCACGGGATCCGCCAGTTCGTGGTCGGGACCGGCGGGCGGAGCCTGTACCGACTCCGCCAGCCGCGGCGGGCGGGGTCGGAGGCGGCCAGCGACGCCACATACGGGGTGATCGTTCTCACGCTGCGGCGCGACGGATACGACTGGGAGTACGCCCCTGTCGCCGGCGGGACCTTCCGCGACGCCGGGCAAGGGTCGGTGCACG
- a CDS encoding sucrase ferredoxin, producing the protein MSERFSCSRAARTRAEPLLATASRIRRWIALEQPGAWGHDAVIDSRLQPAIGGELRRRARQVDARLIVIRRHGRAADDGAAVTCFVAHSTPRACWVEQLTFDDAAGLLDHDLSPLAAGRSVGGRAVSRGPYLVCTNGAHDPCCAEFGRPLAAALSVARPAETWECSHIGGDRFAGNLVILPEGLYFGWVSPTDAPEVIERYEAGTIDLAHYRGRSCYPFAVQAAETFIRDRLGLTAVGALRAIGRGRVDGDLHEITFATIDGRRVAATVRARPDPEAWRLTCRAAGRMCPLRYELVDLNVPMTGSSGR; encoded by the coding sequence GTGAGTGAGCGGTTCTCCTGCTCGCGGGCGGCACGGACCCGTGCGGAACCGCTGCTGGCCACGGCCTCGCGCATCCGCCGCTGGATCGCGCTCGAGCAGCCGGGAGCCTGGGGACACGACGCTGTCATCGACAGCCGGCTGCAGCCGGCGATCGGCGGAGAGCTGCGGCGCCGTGCACGGCAGGTCGACGCCCGCCTGATCGTGATCCGTCGCCACGGTCGCGCCGCCGACGACGGTGCCGCGGTCACCTGCTTCGTCGCGCACTCCACGCCCCGTGCCTGCTGGGTGGAGCAGCTGACCTTCGACGATGCCGCGGGGCTGCTCGACCACGATCTCTCCCCGCTGGCGGCGGGTCGGTCGGTCGGAGGCCGGGCGGTCAGCCGCGGTCCGTACCTTGTGTGCACCAACGGCGCCCACGACCCGTGCTGCGCCGAGTTCGGCCGGCCGCTCGCGGCGGCGCTCAGCGTCGCGCGACCGGCCGAGACCTGGGAGTGCTCACACATCGGCGGTGACCGCTTCGCCGGCAACCTCGTGATCCTCCCCGAGGGCCTGTACTTCGGGTGGGTCAGCCCCACGGACGCCCCCGAGGTGATCGAGCGGTACGAGGCCGGCACGATCGATCTGGCCCACTACCGGGGCCGCAGCTGCTATCCGTTCGCGGTTCAGGCAGCCGAGACCTTCATCCGGGACAGGCTGGGGCTGACCGCGGTCGGTGCGCTCCGCGCGATCGGCCGAGGTCGCGTCGACGGAGACCTGCACGAGATCACCTTCGCCACGATCGACGGGCGACGCGTGGCCGCCACGGTGCGGGCGCGTCCCGACCCGGAGGCGTGGCGCCTGACCTGCCGCGCGGCCGGCCGCATGTGCCCGCTGCGGTACGAGCTGGTCGACCTGAACGTGCCGATGACCGGCTCCAGCGGCCGGTAG
- a CDS encoding cupin domain-containing protein: MPSGVPRSLRRCVGDADRFLREAWQCSAHLHRRRGDDDFADLLSFDDVDRILATMSPRPPAFRLVRAGNTLPRASYTRSGTLGGQRLTDLPDIGRVLKLFDEGATIVLQGLHRYWEPVTRFCRELEAFLTQPVQANAYLTPPVATGLNVHHDIHDVFAMQTFGRKHWVTYAPVVDDPVASQRWDPSLGDPGEPVLDVELAPGDCLYVPRGMLHAARTVDTASLHLTLGIRSVTWHDLFTQVVTDAADEVRFRQALPAGYATDPAGFAGTVSARLKELATWIEERDGGKLAARLADRFWASRPPVLDGQLRQLLDLDALDQDSRVSRRDGAVAHLDVRDGRAHLQLGDRRLTLPAELEPVIGRLLSAQGLRVGDLTELDEDSRVVLVRRLIREGLLVAGGE; this comes from the coding sequence GTGCCATCCGGGGTCCCGCGCAGCCTGCGTCGCTGCGTCGGGGACGCCGACCGCTTCCTCCGGGAGGCCTGGCAGTGCTCCGCGCACCTGCACCGGCGCCGCGGCGATGACGACTTCGCGGATCTGCTGTCGTTCGACGACGTCGACCGGATCCTCGCCACGATGTCGCCGCGGCCGCCGGCGTTCCGCCTGGTGCGGGCAGGCAACACGCTCCCACGCGCCAGCTACACGCGGAGCGGCACGCTGGGCGGTCAGCGGCTGACCGACCTGCCCGACATCGGACGCGTCCTGAAGCTGTTCGACGAGGGCGCGACGATCGTGCTGCAGGGCCTGCACCGCTACTGGGAGCCGGTCACCCGCTTCTGCCGCGAGCTGGAGGCGTTCCTCACCCAGCCCGTGCAGGCCAACGCCTACCTCACACCGCCGGTCGCCACCGGCCTGAACGTCCACCACGACATCCACGACGTCTTCGCCATGCAGACGTTCGGCCGGAAACACTGGGTGACCTACGCGCCCGTCGTCGACGATCCCGTGGCATCACAGCGCTGGGATCCGTCACTCGGTGATCCCGGCGAGCCGGTCCTGGACGTCGAACTCGCGCCTGGCGACTGCCTGTACGTCCCGCGGGGCATGCTGCACGCGGCGCGGACGGTCGACACCGCGTCGCTGCACCTGACGCTCGGCATCCGGAGCGTCACCTGGCACGACCTGTTCACCCAGGTGGTCACCGACGCGGCCGACGAGGTCCGCTTCCGTCAGGCGCTCCCCGCCGGGTACGCCACCGATCCGGCCGGGTTCGCCGGGACGGTCTCCGCCCGGCTGAAGGAGCTCGCGACCTGGATCGAGGAGCGCGACGGCGGGAAGCTCGCCGCGCGGCTGGCGGACCGCTTCTGGGCGTCGCGGCCACCGGTCCTCGATGGGCAGCTACGCCAGCTGCTCGACCTCGACGCCCTCGACCAGGACAGCCGCGTCAGCCGCCGCGACGGTGCCGTGGCCCACCTCGACGTCCGCGACGGGCGAGCCCACCTGCAACTCGGCGACCGGCGCCTCACGCTCCCGGCGGAACTCGAGCCGGTGATCGGCCGACTGCTGAGCGCCCAGGGACTCCGTGTCGGCGACCTGACGGAGCTGGACGAAGACAGCCGCGTTGTGCTGGTGCGGCGGCTGATCCGCGAGGGTCTGCTCGTGGCCGGCGGTGAGTGA
- a CDS encoding FliA/WhiG family RNA polymerase sigma factor — protein sequence MDPEALWERYHETHDGAARDALILHYSPLVKYVAGRVGVSLPDTIEHTDLVSYGIFGLIDAIERFDPAKGVKFATYAVTRIRGAIIDELRKVDWVPRSVRNKSKAIAGAIRRLEIELGRTPSDQEIAVELEVTVEEFHRMLEETAYTSIAELDRTLGGDGDEQITLVDTLQDTATLGPLDAIDEQATRDILVQSIGKLSEREQKIIALYYFEGMTLAQIGGVLGVTESRVCQIHSKAVITLRNKMIDAMAS from the coding sequence GTGGATCCTGAGGCGCTGTGGGAGCGCTACCACGAGACCCACGACGGTGCCGCCCGCGACGCCCTGATCCTGCATTACTCGCCGCTGGTCAAGTACGTCGCCGGCCGGGTCGGCGTGAGCCTGCCGGACACCATCGAGCACACCGATCTGGTCTCCTATGGGATCTTCGGGCTGATCGACGCGATCGAGCGCTTCGACCCCGCCAAGGGGGTGAAGTTCGCGACCTATGCGGTGACGCGGATCCGCGGGGCGATCATCGACGAGCTGCGCAAGGTCGACTGGGTGCCGCGCTCGGTGCGCAACAAGTCCAAGGCGATCGCCGGCGCGATACGCCGGCTGGAGATCGAGCTCGGGCGGACACCCAGCGATCAGGAGATCGCCGTCGAGCTCGAGGTGACCGTCGAGGAGTTCCACCGCATGCTGGAGGAGACCGCCTACACCTCGATCGCGGAGCTGGACCGCACGCTCGGAGGTGACGGCGACGAGCAGATCACGCTGGTCGACACGCTCCAGGACACGGCGACGTTGGGCCCCCTGGACGCCATCGACGAGCAGGCGACCCGCGACATCCTCGTCCAGTCGATCGGGAAGCTGTCCGAACGCGAACAGAAGATCATCGCGTTGTACTACTTCGAAGGCATGACCCTGGCCCAGATCGGGGGTGTCCTCGGGGTGACGGAGTCGCGGGTCTGTCAGATCCACTCCAAGGCCGTGATCACTCTGCGCAACAAGATGATCGACGCGATGGCGAGCTGA
- a CDS encoding citrate synthase: MNDGAKETLSITDNRTGRRYEVELVDGAVRAMDLRQIKVSDDDFGLLVYDPAFRNTANSRSEVTFIDGAAGVLRYRGYAIQDLADRSSFLEVAYLLVHGELPSKDHYDEWVFDITHHTMIHENIKKFIDGFHHDAHPMGILVGTVGALSTFYPEAKQIHDPEVRHKQIVRLIAKFPTLAAFAYRHSIGLRYAYPDNHLSFPGNFLNMMWKKTELKYEPDPVLERAMDVLFILHADHEQNCSTTTMRTVGSSDADPYSSAAAAVAALYGPKHGGANEQVLRMLEQIGDVRQVPEYVERVKHGDFRLMGFGHRVYKNYDPRARVVRDLAHEVFGVTGKNPLIDIAVELERIALEDDYFLERRLYPNVDFYTGIIYQAMGFPTDMFPVLFAIGRIAGWVAQWQENLLDEEQAIARPRQLYVGPAERDYVPIDQRG; the protein is encoded by the coding sequence ATGAACGACGGTGCCAAGGAAACCTTGAGCATCACGGACAACCGGACGGGGCGCCGCTACGAGGTCGAGCTGGTCGACGGTGCGGTCCGCGCGATGGATCTGCGTCAGATCAAGGTCTCCGACGACGACTTCGGCCTCCTCGTGTACGACCCGGCCTTCCGCAACACCGCCAACTCCCGCAGCGAGGTCACGTTCATCGACGGGGCCGCTGGGGTGTTGCGCTACCGCGGGTACGCGATCCAAGACCTCGCCGACCGCAGCAGCTTTCTCGAGGTGGCCTACCTGCTGGTTCACGGGGAGCTGCCCAGCAAGGACCACTACGACGAGTGGGTGTTCGACATCACCCACCACACGATGATCCACGAGAACATCAAGAAGTTCATCGACGGGTTCCATCACGACGCCCACCCGATGGGCATCCTGGTCGGCACGGTCGGCGCGTTGTCGACCTTCTACCCCGAGGCCAAGCAGATCCACGATCCCGAGGTGCGCCACAAGCAGATCGTCCGGCTGATCGCGAAGTTCCCCACCCTGGCGGCGTTCGCCTACCGCCACTCGATCGGGCTGCGCTACGCCTACCCCGACAACCACCTGTCCTTCCCCGGGAACTTCCTCAACATGATGTGGAAGAAAACCGAGCTGAAGTACGAGCCCGATCCGGTCCTGGAACGGGCGATGGACGTTCTGTTCATCCTCCACGCCGACCACGAGCAGAACTGCTCGACCACCACGATGCGGACGGTGGGAAGCTCCGACGCCGACCCGTACTCGTCGGCCGCGGCAGCCGTCGCCGCGCTCTACGGCCCCAAGCACGGCGGAGCGAACGAGCAGGTGCTACGGATGCTCGAACAGATCGGCGATGTCCGGCAGGTCCCCGAGTACGTCGAGCGGGTCAAGCACGGTGACTTCCGCCTGATGGGCTTCGGCCACCGCGTGTACAAGAACTACGACCCGCGCGCGCGGGTGGTGCGCGACCTCGCCCACGAGGTGTTCGGGGTGACGGGGAAGAACCCGCTGATCGACATCGCCGTCGAGCTCGAACGGATCGCGTTGGAAGACGACTACTTCCTCGAGCGCCGCCTGTACCCCAACGTGGACTTCTACACGGGGATCATCTACCAGGCGATGGGCTTCCCCACCGACATGTTCCCGGTGCTGTTCGCCATCGGTCGGATCGCGGGCTGGGTCGCCCAGTGGCAGGAGAACCTGCTCGACGAGGAGCAGGCCATCGCCCGTCCCCGCCAGCTGTACGTCGGTCCCGCCGAGCGCGACTACGTCCCGATCGACCAGCGCGGCTGA
- a CDS encoding dihydrodipicolinate synthase family protein, with product MSVFDGVGVALVTLFDADGRLDTDATAEHAERLVEAGVAAVVVAGSTGEAPTLDTDERLALVATVRRRIAGRVPVVVGTGAPSARQAVGLTRAACDHGADAVLALSGLQAADPRPYYEAVRDAAGDVPVLAYHFPTMAPPGIPVAALASLPVVGVKDSTGDPDRLLHTLDAYDGDVYVGSSALLTMAGAVGCRGAILALANLEPRGCVEAFGGDGGAQRALAPVHRRVASPFPRGLKEALAESFGTSPVCRMG from the coding sequence ATGTCGGTCTTCGACGGTGTCGGCGTGGCGCTCGTCACGCTCTTCGACGCCGACGGGAGGTTGGACACCGATGCCACGGCCGAGCACGCCGAGCGTCTGGTCGAGGCAGGTGTCGCCGCGGTGGTGGTGGCGGGCAGCACCGGTGAGGCACCGACGCTGGACACTGATGAGCGCCTCGCGCTGGTCGCGACCGTCCGCCGGCGGATCGCCGGACGGGTGCCGGTGGTGGTGGGGACCGGAGCGCCATCGGCGCGCCAGGCCGTGGGTCTGACCCGGGCCGCGTGTGACCACGGCGCCGATGCGGTGCTGGCGCTCTCCGGCCTGCAAGCCGCCGATCCACGGCCCTACTACGAAGCGGTGCGGGACGCCGCGGGCGACGTTCCCGTGTTGGCCTACCACTTCCCCACCATGGCGCCGCCGGGGATCCCGGTCGCTGCTCTGGCGTCGCTCCCGGTGGTCGGCGTCAAGGATTCGACCGGCGACCCCGACCGGCTGTTGCACACACTGGACGCGTATGACGGCGACGTCTACGTCGGCTCCTCAGCGCTGCTGACCATGGCGGGGGCCGTGGGATGCCGCGGTGCCATCCTGGCGCTGGCCAACCTCGAACCCCGAGGCTGCGTCGAGGCGTTCGGCGGCGACGGAGGCGCCCAGCGGGCCCTCGCACCGGTCCACCGGCGCGTGGCGTCACCGTTCCCGCGGGGACTGAAGGAGGCGCTGGCCGAGTCCTTCGGGACCTCGCCGGTGTGCCGGATGGGCTGA
- a CDS encoding cell wall-binding repeat-containing protein has product MGRGVGLRIVVALCVLVAGLTVPQAASDAHRRPRTLLDVRRAAAGVVEPGFPIDHLGVVWDGEGVGAQAGDNGAVRFRHGRMWGPWIALIEDGADAEGQWASGLVAGDDADAYQVRGIPPVAANVRVAAINTTDGPVERIGKRPAAAADALQRCVSRAEWQADESIRTGSRSFGVAQVMTVHHTARLNRTGDDPAAVVRGIYAYHIKVRGWDDIGYQYLIDPHGRIYEGRWSGGDSRRCDAGGNGRDFAHDDRNRLVTGAHVGGYNTGNVGVALLGHFGAPGQPGEEPTAAAVGTLEDALAELAARHGLDPQAHVTYSNSSSSRTVPAISGHQDFSSTDCPGDRLYERLPEIRRSVAAKAAGPTDTAPPVLDHLSLSPQRVDTAAGDATLTFTLDLGDDESGVAAGAEPLTRVALRSPSGRQRLTATVDAARHLVSGTALQGRFRTNAVLPQYAEPGTWTVEAVTVADEAGNVASVRTAALAAGGWPTELAVVDPRRPPTAPDTVSATPTDRGASVTWLPPTDDGGAAVELYTVAAAPGSTTVTVAGSTTSARLTGLTNGVAYRVTVVATNAVGDSPPSQPTPVTPAVRFDGDPATTERVDEATPTAAGVGLSQARFAPGAAPYAVLSRDDVFADSLAGSALAGRAPLLFTTTGALSTVTRTELRRVLPPGATVYLLGGHDAVGVAVESAVQADGYVTRRLSGATRVETALAVADEVRRLRPGSNQVILARSHGPAHDPNAGWADSVTGGAFAARAGHPVLLSPTASLHDAVRDWLARDLPVRTVVVGGTAALSDAVAGAVPHPDRVAGPSRAETAGAIATRLWGATASGPRRFVILNGYHGDGWGYGLAAAGIAADAGAPVVLVAADFVPTITRDLAATCGAPQVDLLLVGDRSVIPDDRRGELDAVDGRPC; this is encoded by the coding sequence GTGGGGCGTGGGGTCGGGCTGCGGATCGTCGTGGCTTTGTGCGTGCTGGTCGCTGGCCTGACCGTGCCGCAGGCCGCCTCGGACGCTCACCGCCGGCCACGGACGCTGCTGGACGTCCGCCGCGCCGCAGCCGGCGTGGTGGAGCCGGGGTTCCCGATCGACCACCTCGGGGTGGTGTGGGACGGGGAAGGGGTCGGCGCCCAAGCGGGTGACAACGGCGCCGTGCGGTTCCGTCACGGCCGGATGTGGGGACCGTGGATCGCGCTGATCGAGGACGGCGCCGACGCCGAGGGGCAGTGGGCGAGCGGCCTGGTGGCCGGCGACGACGCCGACGCCTACCAGGTCCGCGGCATCCCCCCTGTGGCCGCCAACGTCCGCGTCGCCGCGATCAACACCACAGACGGTCCTGTGGAGCGGATCGGGAAGCGACCGGCGGCCGCGGCGGATGCGCTGCAGCGCTGCGTGTCACGCGCCGAGTGGCAGGCCGACGAGTCGATCCGGACGGGGTCGCGATCCTTCGGCGTGGCGCAGGTGATGACCGTGCATCACACCGCTCGCCTCAACCGCACCGGCGACGATCCCGCGGCCGTCGTGCGCGGCATCTACGCCTACCACATCAAGGTCCGCGGATGGGATGACATCGGCTACCAGTACCTGATCGACCCGCATGGCCGCATCTACGAGGGACGCTGGTCGGGGGGCGACAGCCGCCGCTGCGATGCCGGAGGCAACGGGCGTGACTTCGCCCACGACGACCGCAACCGGCTGGTCACCGGCGCACACGTCGGCGGCTACAACACCGGCAACGTCGGTGTGGCCCTGCTGGGCCACTTCGGTGCGCCCGGCCAGCCCGGCGAGGAACCCACCGCCGCCGCGGTCGGCACGCTCGAGGACGCCCTGGCGGAACTCGCCGCCCGCCACGGCCTCGACCCGCAGGCGCACGTCACGTACTCCAACAGCAGCAGCTCCCGGACCGTGCCCGCGATCTCCGGCCACCAGGACTTCTCGTCGACCGACTGCCCCGGTGACCGGCTCTACGAGCGCCTGCCCGAGATCCGGCGGTCGGTGGCCGCCAAAGCGGCGGGCCCCACCGACACCGCTCCGCCGGTGCTGGACCACCTGTCGCTGTCTCCGCAGCGGGTCGACACCGCCGCTGGCGACGCCACGTTGACGTTCACCCTCGACCTGGGCGATGACGAGTCAGGCGTGGCGGCGGGCGCGGAACCTCTGACCCGCGTTGCGCTGCGCAGCCCGTCCGGCCGACAGCGGCTGACCGCCACGGTCGACGCGGCCCGCCACCTGGTGTCCGGGACCGCGCTGCAGGGCCGGTTCCGCACCAACGCGGTGCTGCCTCAGTACGCCGAGCCGGGGACGTGGACGGTCGAGGCGGTCACGGTCGCCGACGAGGCGGGGAACGTCGCCAGCGTCCGCACCGCTGCGCTGGCCGCCGGGGGCTGGCCGACGGAGCTGGCGGTCGTCGACCCACGTCGGCCACCGACCGCACCCGACACGGTGAGCGCGACGCCGACGGACCGCGGGGCGAGCGTGACGTGGTTGCCTCCGACCGACGACGGCGGCGCGGCGGTGGAGCTCTACACCGTCGCGGCCGCGCCGGGCTCCACAACGGTGACCGTGGCCGGATCCACAACGTCCGCGCGGTTGACCGGCCTCACCAATGGTGTGGCCTACCGGGTCACGGTGGTGGCCACCAACGCGGTCGGTGACAGCCCACCGTCGCAACCCACACCGGTCACCCCCGCTGTGCGCTTCGATGGCGACCCCGCAACGACCGAGCGCGTCGACGAAGCCACCCCCACTGCCGCCGGCGTTGGGTTGAGCCAGGCCCGTTTCGCGCCGGGTGCAGCTCCGTACGCGGTGCTGTCCCGAGACGACGTCTTCGCGGACTCGCTCGCCGGATCGGCATTGGCCGGGCGCGCCCCGCTGTTGTTCACGACCACCGGTGCGCTGTCCACCGTCACACGCACTGAGCTGCGCCGGGTCCTCCCGCCGGGCGCGACCGTGTACCTGCTGGGAGGTCACGACGCGGTCGGCGTCGCGGTCGAGAGCGCCGTCCAGGCCGACGGCTACGTCACCCGCCGTCTGAGCGGAGCCACGCGGGTGGAGACCGCGCTCGCCGTCGCCGACGAGGTCCGGCGACTGCGTCCGGGAAGCAACCAGGTCATCCTCGCCCGGAGCCACGGCCCGGCCCACGATCCGAACGCCGGCTGGGCGGACTCGGTGACCGGCGGGGCGTTCGCTGCCCGCGCCGGCCACCCGGTTCTGCTCAGTCCGACCGCTTCGCTGCATGACGCCGTCCGCGACTGGCTTGCCCGCGACCTCCCCGTCCGCACGGTGGTTGTGGGCGGAACGGCTGCGCTGTCCGACGCGGTGGCCGGGGCGGTGCCCCACCCCGACCGGGTGGCGGGCCCCAGTCGTGCGGAGACCGCCGGGGCGATCGCCACCCGACTGTGGGGGGCGACCGCGAGCGGCCCCCGCCGGTTCGTCATCCTCAACGGCTACCACGGCGACGGCTGGGGCTACGGGCTGGCGGCGGCGGGCATCGCCGCCGACGCCGGTGCGCCTGTTGTCCTCGTCGCCGCCGACTTCGTCCCGACGATCACCCGGGACCTGGCGGCGACCTGCGGAGCGCCCCAGGTGGACCTGCTGCTGGTCGGGGACCGGTCGGTCATCCCCGACGATCGTCGTGGGGAGCTCGACGCCGTCGACGGTCGGCCCTGCTGA
- a CDS encoding LCP family protein, which produces MTETHDEGWGATVRGGRRRGRRSVRVVLVIVVLVVLAAAATGVGAAVYASAQMQHVEVGGLDGASRPLHVLVVGSDSRAGLTPEQQRELATGDTAGERADTIFLMTVSGRRAAVLAFPRDLYVERCDGSTGRINGAFAIGGADCLVRTVRDLSDIPIDHYLAVHFLGFRHIVDAVGGVDLCLDQPIADPFAGIDLPAGCQRLDGRQALGYVRVRKIDSDLQRIERQQQFLKALAQEVISPSVALNPLRLYETAGRVGNALTGDQGLGTVALVRLGFGMLGVASGRSVTHTVPATPANVGGGAVLRVNEDEAEQLFERFRDGSVLAEAAGGAQVDPADVEVRVLNGAGITGLAARTADRLRSEGFRVVSVADASQQVDRTVVNHPRGRRTQAEAVARALDGRGELREDPTVETVTIVLGPDAA; this is translated from the coding sequence GTGACCGAGACCCACGACGAGGGCTGGGGCGCCACCGTCCGTGGGGGGCGGCGTCGGGGACGACGCAGCGTGCGGGTCGTCCTGGTGATCGTCGTGCTGGTGGTGCTCGCCGCGGCGGCGACGGGCGTCGGGGCGGCCGTGTACGCCAGCGCGCAGATGCAGCACGTCGAGGTCGGTGGCCTCGACGGCGCAAGCCGTCCTCTGCACGTGTTGGTCGTGGGTTCCGACAGCCGCGCCGGGCTGACACCTGAGCAGCAGCGTGAACTCGCGACCGGCGACACCGCCGGCGAACGCGCCGACACGATCTTCCTGATGACCGTCTCCGGCCGGCGCGCGGCGGTGCTCGCCTTCCCCCGGGACCTGTACGTCGAGCGCTGCGACGGTTCGACGGGCCGCATCAACGGGGCGTTCGCGATCGGCGGGGCGGACTGCCTGGTGCGCACGGTGCGGGACCTGTCCGACATCCCGATCGATCACTACCTCGCCGTGCACTTCCTGGGCTTCCGGCACATCGTCGACGCGGTCGGCGGCGTCGACCTCTGCCTCGACCAGCCCATCGCCGACCCCTTCGCCGGGATCGACCTACCGGCAGGCTGTCAGCGGCTGGACGGCCGACAGGCGCTGGGCTACGTCCGGGTCCGCAAGATCGACAGTGACCTGCAGCGCATCGAGCGCCAGCAACAGTTCCTCAAGGCGCTGGCGCAGGAGGTCATCTCGCCGTCGGTGGCGCTGAACCCGCTGCGCCTGTACGAGACGGCCGGGCGGGTCGGGAACGCCCTCACCGGCGACCAGGGGCTGGGCACGGTCGCGCTGGTTCGGCTGGGGTTCGGCATGCTCGGCGTCGCATCCGGCAGATCGGTGACCCACACCGTCCCCGCCACGCCCGCCAACGTCGGCGGTGGCGCTGTGCTGCGGGTGAACGAGGACGAGGCCGAGCAGCTCTTCGAGCGCTTCCGGGACGGTTCGGTCCTGGCCGAGGCCGCTGGCGGGGCGCAGGTCGACCCGGCCGACGTGGAGGTCAGGGTCCTGAACGGCGCCGGCATCACCGGGCTCGCGGCACGCACCGCGGATCGGCTGCGCTCCGAAGGCTTCCGCGTCGTCAGCGTCGCTGACGCCTCGCAGCAGGTCGACCGCACGGTGGTGAACCACCCGCGAGGGCGGCGGACCCAGGCCGAGGCGGTCGCCCGTGCGCTGGACGGGCGAGGCGAGCTGCGCGAGGACCCGACGGTCGAGACGGTCACGATCGTGCTCGGCCCCGACGCAGCGTGA